ttataaatagtaatattaagaacatttttaggataaataaggtttttaaaaaaaagttcttcgTAGATTTTTAGATTTGTGGAAgttttcattatcattaaGGATTAAACGTAACTTAAATagttaagaaaaatttaattgacaaTGGTAAGAGTGTtgcaatatgaaaaaatattattattatagcttgctataaatttgatttaacgcTGTCGCGTTTCAAACTTGGTGCTAATattcgttttaaaaaattgtttgtaaataattaatgtcctggttaaataataaatatttatattaatatcttGCCAAAATTTATCGAAAGATAACCTCGCTTatactttttacattatatcaagaaaataagaatttaaaataacaaaataaccggatttttttatcgattttgtaaaataatcgATGAATCGGTATTTTATGTTACCGATTCGCTATCGGGTACATCACTATCgaatgacagctgtcaaaatgTAATTAGTGTGTGCAGTTTGTAAATcgctttttatttcattgtctATGCCTCTTTAGTTTTCCGTTAAAATTCCAATTGTAGACTACAGTGatacttgttttaatacatattgccCTACTTGTCATTCTATCTGATAAAACAGAGCAGGGTCGGTTTTAGAATTTCCGGCGCCCTGGGCGCGATTTTTGCGACGCCCCCCCTCCATTTTTAGTATTGGGAgaaatttttcaaagatataAGGAGGCACTGCTGGCGCCCCTTTTCTTCCTTCTCTGGTATGCGACGCCCGCTTATGTCTAGCGCTCTAAGCGTTCGCCCTTGCCCTACCCTAACGCTGCTGACAGAGAGAAaacacaatatgtattaacacAAGAGTTACATAAGATAAATAGCAACTAGTTTGATCAGTGTCGGTTTTCTATCATGCCTTGGGGGGGAGTTAACTGTTCACGTGACTAATTCCTAGACCTATGGCGCCCCTTTCTATCCAGCGCCCCGATCTTTCCCTACCCTAACGCTGGTATTGATTTTGATGTAGGCTTTGTCTTTTTGTAGAATATGTTCATAACTACATAACTATTACACTACttactacataaaaatttcatgTGTGCTTGTATGTagatagttaaattttaaataaatatatatgtattctgtatgcaatataaaaataataacgaaataaaatttcaaaattattttttttaataacgattGGCGATATAGTTGATTTTaggcatgtttttttttactcgcATAGTTATTATAGGTAAGGAAAGTCAAATGTTTGTTGAATTGAACTGTTTGATCTCTTTAGTGTCATCGGTATTGGTGCAATGGTGTtgccatattttttaaaagaaattcatatattttttttattgatactaTCGTGTTTAAGTTGTCGATTTTTTGCTTTCggttatttgttacatatttgctagatatagataaatgattattaattactatatcCAGTTGTTAATTGGTAACTGAGGGGGGTTTCAGTGTTGGTTTAAGTCTTAGACGCTTGAGTGTCAAATTTAGTTATGTACGACATTGAATcgtcttttatataaatgaaagattaataaatttgaaatcaatataattttatttaaaatgccaTAAAAAGcatccaaaaataaattacatattacaaTCCACTTTGATTCTGATAAAAGAAACTGTTATAACAAGTAAAAATATCCTAAAAGTTAACGATTAAAAACCGGAAAACACACGCTCAACactaaattttcataaataaattggcAAACGGCCACATCATATCGCTTAAGTAGCGAAGTGACAATCTACAGTAAATTTAAGATTGcagcgttgcctacttttaatggACAAAATAggatgtatgaaaaaaaaaattctaatataacattttttgtttttaataaagattattcaATGTCGTAATAATCCATGGTTATGTTTATCTGGATTGATATAAATGTCGGGAaagttagttattattttaaatagttcctttggaatttttttatgttacattttacagCTATTCCTTTTTACAGCTCACTAgaaataacattgataaatattaatttttctttgacaaaattcaagtaaaaaaaaaacaaaaaggcTGCAGTTTATTCTCTATGGTCTCCATAAAATGTCTGTTATACCACAGTGTAACAAGgtcataaagtaaaaaaaaaaattacatgacaGTTGTTTTGGTgcgaaaacttttttttttaaatggagatgccattaatattaaaaatattgccatCATTAGGCACTAGTCGAAGAAAATGTGACGGAGaagataattatattgttttttgttatggaattgaagtgttttttttcctttcagttataaataaagaagtttATTGGACTGTTATTGAAATGGCTTTTGTTTTTGGCTCTTATGGaatcaaaaaaagaaatgtcttTCGTTTtggcgattttttttttaataatttggtcCAATAAACTTCTTTCAAactatagatttattatatttctagtctatattttgtttctataaGTTTGTTTAGAATTATCGAATGTGGtggtctaaataaaaatatcttgtcaaattctgttttatttttccaaataaaaaaatacgaacaAAAAACGAAGAAAACCACGCAGAAATTTAaaggaatttataaaataaaaaacattgtaaaaaaatttaattatataattattccacttaaattacaaaaattaataatcttgttttaaatttattataattaacatgttcaatactattttattatataaagtcGGCAGTGAAAGTGTTACGTTAATTCTTCAGTCGTAACACCTTATCTCTCacattctctttaaaaaaaaaaacagagaaagCATCATATTCATCCActggacaggctataagcTGTTGCATTTTATGACTATATGATTGCCGCCATTTTGACATAATCAGCTGATGTCacgatgatttttttttcattactagctgtcgcccgcgactccgtccgcgcggagttaaaaaaaaaatgaaaaatagatgttgtccgattctcagacctactgaatatgctcacaaaatttcatgagaatcggtcaaaccgtttcggaggagtacgggaacgaaaactgtgacacgagaattttatatacctaGTCTAGCCATAAATACTGTCCCaaagttttgtattaaaaattttcgaAAATGGAATgtcatttcaattttttttattttcatgtgaCATTAGCAGGTTTCATTCTCCTAGAAAACCCTCACTTGATGGTATTCATCCAAGAAATCATCATGGAGTGGGGCGGCAAAGACAATCAAATCGCTGTAACAGCTCTACATAAGTGCAGTAAAACTTCGAGCGAGATATTCAATCTGTTACAATCGCTTCGAATCTCAATGAAATTCGTGTACCTTACTATCAAAAGGTTCAGTGAGATGTCCTCTATCGATGACAGGCCCAGGAGCGGCAGCCAGCGTAATTCCAGGACGCCAGCGGTGATCAAAGCTGTCGCTGAGCGAATCTGAAGAAATCCTCTCCGCAAGCAGAAAATCTTGTCTAGGGAGATGAAAATTCCACCGAGAACCATCTCTCGCATGACTAAAGAAGACCTTAGATTTGTCGCTTATCGATGAAGTACACGATATCGCTTGACAGTTGCTTTACAAATCATAAGAGCGACCAGAGCGAAATAGCCGTTTCAACAGCACGCTAATGGCGGGTACCGAAGAATCCTGTTTTCCGATGAGAAAATTTTCACGGTAGAAGAGAAATACAACCGTCAAAATGACAGGGTCTATGCTCACAGCTCTCAGGAGGCTTTGGAGAAGGTTGCCAAGGTGAAAAGAGGCCATCACCCGGCATCAGTCATGGTTTGGTGGGGCGTGTCGTACGAAGGGGTCACTGACCTCCATTTTTGCCAAAATGGCATAAAAACGAAGATGGCAAACTACCTGAGTGACATTTTGGAGCCTGTTGTGAAGCTACTCACTCAAACAATGTTTTCCAATGAGCATTGGATCTTTCAACAGGACTCGGCCCCGGCACATAAAGCACGAACCACTCAGCAGTGGCTAAAGGACAATTTGCCGGGTTTTATCGCGTGTGAAGATTGCCCTCGGGCAGTTCAGACCTCAGCCCTAGGGATTAACAACTGTGGGCAGTTTTAGAGAGATAGCCTGCTCGAAACCTCACCACAGTATCAAGTTGTTGAAACGTTATTTGCTGGCAGGAGAGGCTTCGATACCTTTGGAAACGGTGCGTGCGGCGATAGACAAGTGTCCGGATTGATTGAAGACATGTGTGAAGCCAAAACTAGTCATATTGagttaatttcttatttgttcctttaaatagttaataaagAATAACTGTGTtgtatttcattacttttagctaatttatttttgagatAGACATGTTTTAGCTAGGGACAGAATATATGGCAAGACTAGGTATATAGATTATTCACTTTCCGTATAATTTTCCAATCTATTAGATTTTGCTGTATGTAGAATATGTAATAATTCCGAATTAGGTGCCAAAGAACCTTTGCTTACGAAAGTTTTCAAAGTCTTTGCAATATCTTGACTGGAAAAATgagcttttaaatttattaatttatcatcaACGTTGTTGAACAACATCTTAGACGTAGTTACATGTAAATCTGTCAACAATGGCGGATCCGGTcctaatattgtattaacgTAATGTTCATCGTAAGCTTTGTTGGTATAATCTATACCAGTTTTAGTTACAATTGGTACGGGATCGTATTTAGGTATTTCAGTCATGTAACCTTGGTTTTCGTCCCAACCACCATGGATACGAAGTAGTGAGGGTATATGTCTACCATTCAGGTTGGCGTCCGAAAAGGTTTTGTATCCTAAACctggaaaataattaattagtttacagtttttaaaaaaaaaattatgaaaaaataacaaataaaacttgtaacaacataaaatttatgttggcatttaagtatttatattttaatttgttaaagtttgaatcttaaatCTAGCTATTAATTTgttgtcaaaatatttggcaaatttgaaaaaaacgaaaaactagctatcgcacgcgactccatccgcgtgtaatttaaaaaaaaaaaacttgataagtagcgtaagtgttcttctagactatgctcTAACTCTAAGCCatatttcatctagatccattaaacagttctggagataccttcaaacatccatccatctaaatattcatctatatatataaaagaaagtggtgttagttacactatttataactcaagataggtccaactgatttagctgaaaattgatggggaggtagcttagaactaggagacggacataggaacttttttatcttgggtgcatttatttttattccgcgcggacggagtcgcgggtaaaagctagtttatattagtaagatgtctaTTTCTTTGGTACTTCGACATCACTaaaatccatacatccaataaataaggaatataaacattaaaaaaacaccttAAGACCAATAAAGTCACAAAatccagaaaaaaaaaacattgccaCTTTGAGTTtacctttatattattatctaagTTACTCACCTAACACACAAGCTTGTAGTAACCCATTAGCTTTTATGGAACTAACCAATGCAACGGGGAGTCCTAAAGGCATTGCCAAATATACTGGAGCACTACATCTCACTTCAGACTTGAGTTGTATACTCACAAACACTAGATCACCTAACTGGACCGTTTGGACCTGGGGATATAAGTATAAGTTatctacttaaataaaaattgtgagccgtcatgggacgcctggcagatgtgaaacatcgtgtctGTACAAgcaatatgcataaaatattaaacattataattaaataaataataatagtaatagtaatgataataataataataaataatattaaatattactaaaataaaatatatatattatatgtatatctcagtatagcgtggcgacccgtcgccacggcaagcgtcgccacgccaacaattcggtttacaagtgatcctatagaagtttcacatcaaaaagtTTGTATGTTTATGAATGAACCAAAGCATTGGTAATATTATGCCAATgaaagtaagattttataatcCAAATATgtgacttttttgtttttgaatgttttctggtttaaaaacaaagtctTCAAAGTACACATTATAAAAACACTACATTATTAGATAAAACATACCTCTGAGTGCTTATTCTTGCTGACGCGCGCAGTCGTCAGTGCGTCAACTAGTCTCTCCGGCAACTCATCCGGCTCCCACAGCTCACCTAGCGGTTCTTGTAGATTAATCACATGCCAGATACGATTCTGTATCGCAACCActgaaagaattaaaaaaacttttacataaatGTGTTGGAATTAAgctagaaatttattatttacaaagaaaGCCATCTTAACTAGAAATCCTTTAAGGAGGCTGTACACACATAAAATTATCAGTATTTTTGTGTCAAAATTAATGTGAAATTTACCAAAATGTCTGTTCAAACTGCTCAAAGTCACAAAAGTTTCTACTCTACTTATCACCCTGGCCTCATCCCACTCACAAGGGGTCAGCACACAAGGTGTTATAGACCTTATTTTTACAACTGTCTGCCTATCACCGACCCCACTTGATAggaatatatacatatatataacacttaataagtagcctatgttttcttccagactatgttctatatctatgccaatttACATCAAAATCTGTTGATACATTACGacaataccttctaacaaacatccatccatctaaactttcggatttattttagtaaaatttacttactCTGCAACCTCAATTTAGCTATAATCTCATCGACAGTTAACGCAGGTAGATTCTTAGCGACCTTCCTGCACACAATCTTTGCAATACTTGCTGATGTCATCGACATACGAGCACTGCGTATAGCTTTAGCCATGTCACGCCAGCGCACACCAAATTCCGGCAGCAATGTTGTACAGCAGAGCTCTCGTGGCATTCTACTCATCAGTCTTTCTAATTCATCCAGTTCTAgaaaaagataattataattattaaaaaaaaaaatgggacccatctgcaagcacttcctttcaattaaaatattttttatcaaaatcggaccaccaggggcggagattcgcagtcac
This genomic stretch from Papilio machaon chromosome 29, ilPapMach1.1, whole genome shotgun sequence harbors:
- the LOC106712652 gene encoding uncharacterized protein LOC106712652; its protein translation is MSNATKMQLDELERLMSRMPRELCCTTLLPEFGVRWRDMAKAIRSARMSMTSASIAKIVCRKVAKNLPALTVDEIIAKLRLQMVAIQNRIWHVINLQEPLGELWEPDELPERLVDALTTARVSKNKHSEVQTVQLGDLVFVSIQLKSEVRCSAPVYLAMPLGLPVALVSSIKANGLLQACVLGLGYKTFSDANLNGRHIPSLLRIHGGWDENQGYMTEIPKYDPVPIVTKTGIDYTNKAYDEHYVNTILGPDPPLLTDLHVTTSKMLFNNVDDKLINLKAHFSSQDIAKTLKTFVSKGSLAPNSELLHILHTAKSNRLENYTESE